The genomic stretch CCTTGCCTTGTTCCGGCGGCAACGACCGCAGTAACTGCATGACCCACTGGGTGTCCTCCCAGAGGTTCAGGCTCGCGTCCTGCTGGGACGGGGCGGTGGCCGCACCGTAGCGGACCTGCTGTGCCCGGACTCGGTCGAGGGTGTTCGTCTTGGCCTTGATGAAGTTGTTGATCACCGCCTTCCGTCCGTAGGCCCGATGATCGCCGATGTCCGCCCATCGGCGGAGTACCTCCGCCATTGACATCTGGGCGGCCTCGATGGCCTCTTCCCGCGTCGCGCCTGAGTACATCGCGGTCCTGACCAGCGTCTTGAACTCGTCGCGGTAGAACGCGGCGAAGCCGGCGGGCGGATGCGGCCGAGACGTGGCGAGCGGCGCGGCAGTGGCCTGCGCTACGGCGTTGTCGGCATCCACTCGGGCCTGCCTCCGATCATCGTGGTCGGGCGGCCAGTCCGGATGGCCGCGTCATGGAGATAGGTCCGGGAGGAGGCCGGTGTGTGAGGTCGGCCGGGCAACTTTCTCAACATTTCTTTCTGTAACTTCACAGCTACTCGATGTGACGCTTTGTGGTCAGGGTGATCACGCCGACCGCGACGCCGGCGATGATGGCGGTCACGGCAATCGACCCGGTGGTGAGGAAGGCCCCGGCGATAGCCGCGCAACTGCCTTGTACCAGGAGCAAGACCTGCGTCCCGTCGGGCCGCTGTTGCGGCTGCCGTTCGGGCGACGAATCAGTTCCGGTCGTACCGGCCATGAGAGATCCTCCTACGTGCTGGATGACGCTTACGTAGGGCAAGGTCCTTGAGGGACTCTGTGTGTGAGGCCGGCAGCCGAGATCGTGGCGTTCGTCGCGATTTGGCCCGCGTGTCTCACGCGGAGCCGATGGGCTTCACGGCAGGTCGTGGTCTCAGGCGGCGCGCCCGACGCCTAGCCGGAGTCGGCGGCGAGAGCGCGGCGCGAGGTGCTTCGGATGCTCCCGGTTCTGACTCCCGGCCGGCCATGCACGCGAGACCGCGAAGGTCGGCGATCCGATCCGGGCCGAGCAGACCGCCAAATCTGAGCCTGGATCAGGCTGGGCGAGCGGCCGGGCGAGCCATAAGGTCGGGCCATGGGAACGGCGACGCCTCGCAAATTGCGAGAAGCGATCGGTCAGGCGTTGCGCGAGGCGATGAGCGCCCCGAAGGTCGAGCAGTTCTGCACCGGAATCGGGCTCGCCCCGCCCCACCCGCCCGACGACGTCGCCATGATCAGCAAAGCGGCCTATGTCGAGCGCCGCCTGGGCGGCAAAACGCAACCTGAACTGCTCCAGCTCGCGCTCCAGGTACTCGACGAGTGCGACGGCGGAGACGCCGCAGCCAGGCTCGCGGATCTGGTGGCCGGCCGCGGCACCGGCGTTGCCGGAGAGATGAAGAACCTCATCTTCGCCGCGGATGGCCCGAAGCCGGAGTTCGTCTTCCGCGACGCCCTCAACAACGACCTAGAAGCGATCAAGAACGCGGAATACTGTCTCATCTACGACCGGCCTCTGGGCGACGACGGTCTCACCTGGCGGCAACTCGGCGACTGGTGGACCATCCACGCGGGCCTGGCGCACCTGCCGGAGCGCGAGATCTGGAACAACCTGCACGACCGGCTGAAACGCTCGCTGGGCGACAACGTCGGCGAACGCAACATCTTAGATGCGTACAAACGACGCTACCGGCGACTCGGACCTGACATCCCGGCCCTGATTCCGCAGGTCTACCTGCACTACGACCCTTACCCGCAGGCCCGCTACGGCCGGAGTGCGCCGCCGCTGGTCCGTCAGCGGATGGACTTCCTCCTGCTGCTGCCCCACCGAGTTCGAGTGGTGATCGAGTGGGACGGCGTGCAGCACTACGCCGACGACGAGGTGCTCGCCAACCTGCGTCGGTACGCCAACCCGAGCCGCTACGCCGCGATGATGGCCGAAGACCGGACACTGCGCCTTCGCGGCTACGAGGTCTACCGGTTCGGCGGCCACGAACTAGACGAGCCCGGCATCGAGCAGCGCCTCGATCGGTTCTTCGACGACCTCGAACGGCGTTACGCGCCCCCGGCCGGCTAAGCAACCCACGCTCGTTCGCGACACCACTTAACCCGGCCAACGAGAGCGACCCTACGGCTGCGTCGGTAGTCAGCGCCGTCCCGTGGAACCTGACCTTGCGAACGCCCGGCATCGTTCACCGTGCCGGGCCAGCCGACCGCCCGAGGGCTGGCACGCACGTCCCCACACGCCGTCTGCCGATGACAACAGAGACAGGACGGGACGGCCGACGACCTGCAGATATTTCGTGAGAATCACTCAAAATTATCTCACTCTTACTGAGACTGATCATGTCTCACATGACTGAGACTCTCCACGTTTCCGCAGTTCAGAACCGTGTCCTGTCTCATGCTTCATGAGAACCTACAAGGAGGTCCATAGCCCCAACCGTTGCGTTCGCCCTCCTCGCACAGGGCAAGAAGGGCCACCTCGGACGGAAGTTCATGGTGCAAGACGTCGCGGGCCAGTTGCTCCGCCGTTGCGCGATCGATGGCCTCGGTCTGCGGGTCGTCGTCATAGAGTGCATCAGCGGCGATGGCCGGTGCGAAGATCCATTGCTGTCGGGGGATGCTCCAGATGACGGCTCGGAACGGCGATCCAGCGCGCTCCTGGTAGGCGATGATGCTGGTCGTTGTGCCGTCGGCGGACCTCAGAACGTCATAGGCAAACTCGCGGTCATTCATCGAACAGTCCCAACTCGGCGGCACCAGGGATGTCCTCGCGGTCGAGGCCGTGACGGCGCAGAACGTCTTCGAAAGAAGTACCGCTTGAGAGTAGGTGTTCACGATAGGCGAGGAGCACCACTCGCTTTTTCCCCAGCCAGCCGGCCAGCGTCGTGTCGGTCGGAGGCTCCGGCATGAACGGATTGAGCAGATCCAAGCTCCGTGGTGGGTTTGAGTAGATTCCGTGGATCTTGTTGATCTGCAGGATCTTCAAGAAGGCCTCGACCCTCCGCTCGGGTGGGAGTTTCTCTTGGCGGACGTCCTCGTAGTGAATGTGTGTCTGACGCCCGACCTCCGATGAGGACGGAGTCGGAAACTGGATCTCCAGGACAAATCCGTCGGGAGTGGTCAGGTTGACGTTCAAGCCGTTGTGCCGGCCGTGATCTGCCCAGAAGCTCTCCACCACGATGTCGCGATAGCCCAGCTCTGTCATCCGATTCAGCACCGAGAGGACCGATTCTCCGTACCTCTCCGGCGGCATCTCGATGGAGAACCGCACCCGATCCTTGATCGTCCGAAGGGCGGCCTCCGTGGTGAGGCCCTTCAACTCGACGCGGACCAGTACTTTTCGGGCCAGGGACTCGAGTTCCTTCACCCGATGGTCCTCACCGACCAGCGCGGGCCGTTCCCCCGGGTTGAAGCCCGGCAGATTCGACGTGACCCGGCGCAGATCCGCGGAAACCTCGGCTGCTGTGAGCTCGGCCTCCGCCACCGACTGAACCAACAGCTCTCGTTGATCAACGGGGAACGACTGAAGGACCTGGTCGTCGGCGCTGCCGGTGGGAGGGGTGGCGGACCAGGCGCCGGGGCCGTGGTGGGGCAACGGGGCGGGGGTGGCGTTGGCGTTTACTACCAGGGCTTCGAGGGAGACGACGTTGATCGGGGTGGGGACGCCGTGGTGGCGGTACATGGGGGTTTGCTCGGAGATGCGGCCGATTTGGGGGTCGACGTAAAGGACTGTGCCGTTCTGGTTCAGGGCGGCCCAGGAATGTGAACCGCCGCCTTCGAGGTCGGTGACTATGAAGGCGAAGGCCCCGTGGCCGGTGTTGAGCAGGTGGTTGGTCAGGTTCTGCACTGCCTGGTCGATGGCGGGCTTGGCCTGGGCGGGGTCGGCGTCCGCGACGTACGGGCAAAGGCTTTGGAAGTCGCCGCCGGTGGCCTGGCGGATGCGGTTGATGCCGTTGGTCTCGCCGCCGAGGGGGCGGTCGGGGTCGCCGTTGGCGTAGACGTCGAAGGTTCGGGGGGCGGCTACGCGGGGACGGCCGTGAATGTAGGTGTCGAAGAGTGAGAGGACGCCGTCGACGCAGTTCAGGCCTCGGGTGGGGTCGGCCGCGGGTCCGCCGTCGTTGGCCAGGCGGAACCAGGTGCCGGTGCGGGGGTCGGGCAGGCGGGAGACACGGCCGTCGCTGTCGCGGGGAACGGCGTTCTCGAGGTCGACCTGGTGGACGGCCAAGGGCGGGCGCAAACCGCCGGTGATGTTGTAGTGGCGGGTGCGGTCGATGGGTGGGCGGCCGGCGAAACCGTCCAGCGCGGAGACGTCGCCGGTGCGGACGCCGCCGGGGGCCAAGTTGCCGACGTCGCTGTTGATGCGGGCCCAGTCGGGCGGGTCTACCTCGACACGGTCGGGGGCCAGCTCGCCGGAACGGACCCGAGTGATCTGGTCGTCCAGTTCGGCCACGATCTCGCTCAGCTCGACGGCGTGGCGACGGTGTTCGCCGGCGCGCAGGGTCAGACCGGCGCGTTCGGCCTCGTCGGCTCGGCGGCCCAGATCGACGATCTTGCCGCGGTTGTCCTCGGCGATCGAGTCCAGGTAGGCGGCGTACTCGTCGCGGCGGTTGCGTTCGTGGGTCTGGCGGGCGTGCTCCACGTAACCGAAGTAGGCCTGCTCGTCGCGGATCTCCGGTGGCGGCGGGGTGGTGCGTGCGGGGGTGGTGGGCAGCGGGCGCGGGAGGGGGGAGTCGATCGGGGGCCGCGGCCGGGGGGCGGCGGCGCGGGGGCCGAGAGCGTCGGCGATGCGATCCAGGTCGGAGAGCGGGGCTCGCTGCGGAGTGGGGGAACCGGGCAGCGCCGGGGAGCCGGGAACCGTACGAGAGGCGGGCAGCGTCGGGGAGCCGGAAA from Paractinoplanes brasiliensis encodes the following:
- a CDS encoding toxin glutamine deamidase domain-containing protein, whose translation is MSVLPSPVPHPLEFSPFDVPAWAYEALEWVVGFDWPAGNEVATWDVADRWFALASTLAAPNEAAMAAANRFVSGYGGEGVTAEGFEDAWHLVAGDENAPLHDLLRVSDELGKLVEGAGADIEAAKLEAWIEIGIFLIELVGMAVAVTLTLGAASPAAGGLIVATRLAIQQIFKRLAAQLGKKALKQTAGRTIKQLSTREGLQRFGRGALREGFDEAGEEAATNGGIQLYQQSTGRSDGFDVDNLGRSALAGFAGGAGASAAHVGSHGHGGIARGAGGEVLAEFSAAATYGELPDAAGLAKSATSGAAGSAIHGVQAPINIGHVDGTKLDLPSFGENPFRGTPSPLDPTSGVLFSGPDPSLGSTPTTASEGPSLSSQSPSASPEPAPISSGPDPATSSPPSPSLPSPLADPNTQPSSSSLTAESQSSSPTVAASPSADAQPTPAPSSSAVPSAPGPSPQLPDNSNVLASTATLGFADPTTPLQTPNSPLAGPVTTPNSPVLGPLFAPAGAHLNRRPGAHRAPGAHRKPRPIPSADLNNATLSAALPDSPTPPHTPTVSGTPALSGTPALSGTPAVPGTPKLPEIPALSETPGLSEAPAVPGTPTQPGTPTLPRTPALPRTPTLPRTPALPGTPAVPGTPTFSGSPTLPASRTVPGSPALPGSPTPQRAPLSDLDRIADALGPRAAAPRPRPPIDSPLPRPLPTTPARTTPPPPEIRDEQAYFGYVEHARQTHERNRRDEYAAYLDSIAEDNRGKIVDLGRRADEAERAGLTLRAGEHRRHAVELSEIVAELDDQITRVRSGELAPDRVEVDPPDWARINSDVGNLAPGGVRTGDVSALDGFAGRPPIDRTRHYNITGGLRPPLAVHQVDLENAVPRDSDGRVSRLPDPRTGTWFRLANDGGPAADPTRGLNCVDGVLSLFDTYIHGRPRVAAPRTFDVYANGDPDRPLGGETNGINRIRQATGGDFQSLCPYVADADPAQAKPAIDQAVQNLTNHLLNTGHGAFAFIVTDLEGGGSHSWAALNQNGTVLYVDPQIGRISEQTPMYRHHGVPTPINVVSLEALVVNANATPAPLPHHGPGAWSATPPTGSADDQVLQSFPVDQRELLVQSVAEAELTAAEVSADLRRVTSNLPGFNPGERPALVGEDHRVKELESLARKVLVRVELKGLTTEAALRTIKDRVRFSIEMPPERYGESVLSVLNRMTELGYRDIVVESFWADHGRHNGLNVNLTTPDGFVLEIQFPTPSSSEVGRQTHIHYEDVRQEKLPPERRVEAFLKILQINKIHGIYSNPPRSLDLLNPFMPEPPTDTTLAGWLGKKRVVLLAYREHLLSSGTSFEDVLRRHGLDREDIPGAAELGLFDE
- a CDS encoding RNA polymerase sigma factor gives rise to the protein MDADNAVAQATAAPLATSRPHPPAGFAAFYRDEFKTLVRTAMYSGATREEAIEAAQMSMAEVLRRWADIGDHRAYGRKAVINNFIKAKTNTLDRVRAQQVRYGAATAPSQQDASLNLWEDTQWVMQLLRSLPPEQGKVMAFVVDGFAPHEIAAMLGRSPDAVRQSLYEARIRLRKTIKKDQAADHDANPLGEEAR